A stretch of DNA from Deltaproteobacteria bacterium:
GCGATCGTCGCGTGAGCGGGGAGGCTATTGCGCCCCCGCAAAGCCTTCTCCTATAGTCGCACGAGCGCAGCTCGCGCCGTGGAGAATCGCATGTTCGGTTTGGGGATGGGAGAGATGCTCGTGATCCTGGTGATCGTTCTGATCATCTTCGGAGCCGGCCGACTGCCCGAGCTCGGCGAAGGCCTCGGAAAGGGCATCCGCAACTTCCGCAAGGCGACCA
This window harbors:
- a CDS encoding twin-arginine translocase TatA/TatE family subunit; amino-acid sequence: MFGLGMGEMLVILVIVLIIFGAGRLPELGEGLGKGIRNFRKATSEPDSIDVTPPSPGTSRQADSKPDASGERSTPAS